A window of Corallococcus macrosporus DSM 14697 contains these coding sequences:
- the sthA gene encoding Si-specific NAD(P)(+) transhydrogenase produces the protein MADFDLVVIGSGPAGEWGAVQAALAGKRVAVVEREPVLGGTAANTGTLPSKTLRETALHLSGYRARGLYSVETTLRHEATVSDFLFRERRVKDIERERIARNLQRHKVEIIQGTGALVDANTIAVRRQDAPERRLSGDIILVATGSSPYRPPLYPFEDPRVHDSDEVLELERLPRSLVVVGGGVIGCEYACMFAAMGIPVTLVEARAELLPFLDDEFSALLGQRMEALGIQLRFGQVVEQVEVPQDEDTPIRMRLSSGAALETDQVLVASGRTANTAGLGLEALGVKVGPRGQVEVGPTYQTALPHLYAVGDVIGFPALASTSMDQARIAVEHAFSLGGVRTMAPVLPYGIYTIPEVSMAGETEEALRKLNVPYVAGRAAFATNPRGQILGDTHGLLKLLFHRESLKLLGVHVLGPQASELVHVGLTALLTGASARLFVETCFNYPTLSEAYKAATFDALDQLSGCP, from the coding sequence ATGGCGGACTTCGACCTGGTGGTGATTGGCTCCGGCCCGGCGGGTGAGTGGGGCGCGGTACAGGCGGCGCTGGCGGGCAAGCGCGTGGCGGTGGTGGAGAGGGAGCCCGTGCTGGGCGGCACCGCGGCGAACACCGGCACCCTCCCCTCCAAGACGCTGCGCGAGACGGCGCTCCACCTGTCCGGCTACCGGGCGCGGGGCCTCTACAGCGTGGAGACGACGCTGCGCCACGAGGCCACCGTCTCCGACTTCCTCTTCCGCGAACGGCGCGTGAAGGACATCGAGCGCGAGCGCATCGCCCGCAACCTCCAGCGCCACAAGGTGGAGATCATCCAGGGCACCGGCGCGCTCGTGGACGCGAACACCATCGCCGTGCGGCGCCAGGACGCGCCGGAGCGGCGCCTCAGCGGCGACATCATCCTGGTGGCCACCGGCTCCTCGCCGTACCGGCCGCCGCTGTACCCCTTCGAGGACCCGCGCGTCCACGACTCGGACGAGGTGCTGGAGCTCGAGAGGCTGCCGCGCTCGCTGGTGGTGGTGGGCGGCGGCGTCATCGGCTGTGAGTACGCGTGCATGTTCGCCGCCATGGGCATCCCCGTGACGCTGGTGGAGGCGCGCGCGGAGCTGCTGCCCTTCCTCGACGACGAGTTCTCCGCGCTGCTGGGCCAGCGCATGGAGGCGCTCGGCATCCAGCTCCGCTTCGGGCAGGTGGTGGAGCAGGTGGAGGTGCCGCAGGACGAGGACACGCCCATCCGGATGCGGCTGTCCTCCGGCGCCGCGCTGGAGACGGACCAGGTCCTGGTCGCCTCCGGCCGCACCGCGAACACCGCGGGCCTGGGCCTGGAGGCCCTGGGCGTGAAGGTGGGCCCGCGCGGCCAGGTGGAGGTGGGCCCCACGTACCAGACGGCCCTGCCCCACCTCTACGCCGTGGGGGACGTCATCGGCTTCCCGGCGCTGGCCTCCACCTCCATGGACCAGGCGCGCATCGCGGTGGAGCACGCGTTCAGCCTGGGCGGGGTGCGCACCATGGCGCCGGTGCTGCCCTACGGCATCTACACCATCCCCGAGGTGTCCATGGCCGGTGAGACGGAGGAGGCCCTGCGCAAGCTGAACGTGCCCTACGTGGCCGGCCGCGCCGCCTTCGCCACCAACCCGCGCGGACAGATTCTGGGTGACACCCACGGCCTGCTGAAGCTCCTCTTCCACCGGGAGAGCCTCAAGCTGCTGGGCGTGCACGTCCTGGGGCCCCAGGCCTCCGAGCTGGTGCACGTGGGCCTCACGGCCCTGCTCACCGGCGCCAGCGCCCGGCTCTTCGTGGAGACGTGCTTCAACTACCCGACGCTGTCGGAGGCCTACAAGGCGGCCACCTTCGACGCGCTGGACCAGCTCAGCGGTTGCCCCTGA
- a CDS encoding flagellar motor protein MotB codes for MPSRPALTLVAVLSSLALCLGPAETRAQGRSLPSFNLQRLELDPAALGSLMVGTGRTLPQGALRMSVQGHYEQLPFHFQRRWEPGSGSGLVENRFTMDLTAAYGVLPWLQVAAEVPFIVSQGGSRHLDFDPPEGSGLGTPWLGMRAALVRPDFGFQLAADVTAALPMGSASLLARDDYAVHPRLQVGFLAETWQLGGEAGVLLRKKQELVSVSGHAEDVIGNELRLGATVTSRAGESTRGEVSLVAGIPLQGGRTSAELLIAIRKHALSWLDLYVLGGPGVGAGMDTPTFRFIAGASFSTFRVD; via the coding sequence TTGCCGTCCCGGCCTGCGCTCACGCTTGTCGCTGTGTTGTCGTCCCTGGCCCTGTGTCTGGGCCCCGCGGAAACGCGGGCCCAGGGCCGCTCGCTCCCCTCCTTCAACCTCCAGCGGCTGGAGCTGGATCCGGCGGCGCTGGGCTCGCTGATGGTGGGCACGGGCCGCACGCTCCCCCAGGGCGCGCTGCGGATGTCCGTCCAGGGGCACTACGAGCAGCTCCCCTTCCACTTCCAGCGGCGCTGGGAGCCGGGCAGCGGCAGCGGCCTGGTGGAGAACCGCTTCACCATGGACCTGACGGCCGCCTACGGCGTGCTGCCGTGGCTCCAGGTGGCCGCGGAGGTGCCCTTCATCGTCAGCCAGGGCGGCTCCCGTCACCTCGACTTCGACCCGCCCGAGGGCTCGGGCCTGGGGACGCCGTGGCTGGGTATGCGCGCGGCGCTGGTGCGCCCGGACTTCGGCTTCCAGCTGGCGGCGGACGTCACCGCCGCGTTGCCCATGGGCAGCGCCTCCCTGCTCGCACGTGACGACTACGCCGTGCACCCCCGACTCCAGGTGGGCTTCCTCGCGGAAACGTGGCAGCTGGGCGGTGAGGCGGGCGTGCTGCTGCGCAAGAAGCAGGAGCTGGTCAGCGTGTCCGGCCACGCGGAGGACGTCATCGGCAACGAGCTGCGGCTGGGGGCCACGGTGACGTCCCGGGCCGGTGAGAGCACGCGCGGTGAAGTGAGCCTGGTGGCGGGCATCCCGCTCCAGGGCGGCCGCACCAGCGCCGAGCTGCTCATCGCCATCCGCAAGCACGCGCTGTCCTGGCTGGACCTGTACGTGCTGGGCGGGCCCGGCGTGGGCGCCGGCATGGACACGCCCACCTTCCGCTTCATCGCGGGCGCTTCGTTCTCCACCTTCCGCGTGGACTGA
- a CDS encoding ABC-F family ATP-binding cassette domain-containing protein, translating to MTLLRAANVQLSFGSRTVFQGLTFTIEEGERVGLVGVNGSGKSSLMKILAGAARADTGELQLRRGARVTYLPQEPEFPEGATVASELSVSQGPLKEALAAHAELAKRMESAPAGEQEKLMTQFSALSDRIEQMGGWDTEHHAKTLLDRLGVKDWERPVAQLSGGLRKRVAIARALLTRPDLLLLDEPTNHLDADTVDWLEEELDKLPGALLLVTHDRYFLDGLVDRIVEIQPGEGVTSYPGNYQAYVEQKLVAQENAALAQHKRERWIAQEVAWLRKGPEARRTKSKARIERAQKLMAEKGFQRPKVAELRVAAAPRLGHTVIEAEGVTKAFGDRKVLDGVDFRLQRGERVGLVGPNGVGKTTFLRVLLGELEPDGGQLVIGKNTKVAYYDQSRAQLDLEATVYDAASQGEDWVELGEQKIALRDYLDDLLFPVPMQRMKVKALSGGERNRLLLARLFLEGANVLVLDEPTNDLDIVTLNILERLLLDFGGSTLLVTHDRYFLDKVATSILTFEGEGRVTRYEGNYAMYRRLKEQSDAKAASPAAPKPAPKPDEPAPAKAARKPGKLSYKDQRELDGMEATIEAAESRKAALEAELADPAVYSNGPKVAEVQKALDAAAAEVDRLYARWQELQDLAAAGA from the coding sequence GTGACGCTGCTCCGTGCCGCCAACGTCCAGCTCAGCTTCGGAAGCCGCACCGTCTTCCAGGGCCTCACCTTCACCATCGAGGAGGGCGAGCGCGTGGGCCTGGTGGGCGTCAACGGCTCCGGCAAGTCGTCGCTGATGAAGATATTGGCCGGCGCCGCCCGCGCGGACACCGGCGAGCTGCAGCTCCGCCGCGGCGCCCGCGTCACCTACCTGCCCCAGGAGCCGGAGTTCCCCGAGGGCGCCACGGTGGCCTCGGAGCTGTCGGTGTCCCAGGGGCCGCTGAAGGAGGCCCTGGCCGCCCACGCGGAGCTGGCGAAGCGGATGGAGTCCGCCCCGGCCGGGGAGCAGGAGAAGCTGATGACGCAGTTCTCCGCGCTCAGCGACCGCATCGAGCAGATGGGCGGCTGGGACACCGAGCACCACGCGAAGACGCTGCTGGACAGGCTGGGCGTGAAGGACTGGGAGCGGCCGGTGGCGCAGCTCTCCGGTGGCCTGCGCAAGCGCGTGGCCATTGCCCGCGCCCTGCTGACGCGGCCGGACCTGCTGCTGCTGGACGAGCCCACCAACCACCTGGACGCGGACACCGTGGACTGGCTGGAGGAGGAGCTGGACAAGCTGCCCGGGGCGCTGCTGCTCGTCACCCACGACCGGTACTTCCTGGACGGGCTGGTGGACCGCATCGTCGAAATCCAGCCCGGTGAGGGCGTGACGTCCTACCCCGGCAACTACCAGGCCTACGTGGAGCAGAAGCTGGTGGCGCAGGAGAACGCCGCGCTGGCGCAGCACAAGCGCGAGCGCTGGATTGCCCAGGAGGTGGCCTGGCTGCGCAAGGGCCCGGAGGCCCGCCGCACCAAGAGCAAGGCGCGCATCGAGCGCGCGCAGAAGCTGATGGCAGAGAAGGGCTTCCAGCGCCCCAAGGTGGCGGAGCTGCGCGTGGCGGCGGCGCCCCGGCTGGGCCACACCGTGATTGAAGCGGAGGGCGTGACGAAGGCCTTCGGCGACCGCAAGGTGCTGGACGGCGTGGACTTCCGCCTCCAGCGCGGCGAGCGCGTGGGCCTGGTGGGCCCCAATGGCGTGGGCAAGACGACCTTCCTGCGCGTGCTGCTGGGCGAGCTGGAGCCCGACGGCGGCCAGCTCGTCATCGGGAAGAACACGAAGGTGGCCTACTACGACCAGAGCCGGGCGCAGTTGGACCTGGAGGCCACCGTGTACGACGCGGCCTCGCAGGGCGAGGACTGGGTGGAGCTGGGCGAGCAGAAGATTGCCCTGCGCGACTACCTGGACGACCTGCTCTTCCCCGTGCCCATGCAGCGCATGAAGGTGAAGGCCCTGTCGGGCGGCGAGCGCAACCGGCTGCTGCTGGCGCGCCTGTTCCTGGAGGGCGCCAACGTGCTGGTGCTGGACGAGCCCACCAACGACCTGGACATCGTCACCCTCAACATCCTGGAGCGGCTGCTGCTGGACTTCGGCGGCAGCACCCTGCTCGTCACGCACGACCGGTACTTCCTGGACAAGGTGGCCACCAGCATCCTCACCTTCGAAGGTGAGGGCCGCGTCACCCGCTACGAGGGCAACTACGCCATGTACCGGCGGCTGAAGGAGCAGTCGGACGCCAAGGCCGCGTCCCCCGCCGCTCCAAAGCCGGCCCCCAAGCCGGACGAGCCCGCGCCCGCCAAGGCCGCGCGCAAGCCCGGGAAGCTCTCCTACAAGGACCAGCGCGAGCTGGACGGCATGGAGGCCACCATCGAGGCCGCCGAGTCGCGCAAGGCCGCGCTGGAGGCCGAGCTCGCCGACCCCGCCGTGTACAGCAACGGCCCCAAGGTGGCGGAGGTGCAGAAGGCGCTGGACGCCGCCGCCGCCGAGGTGGACCGGCTCTACGCGCGCTGGCAGGAGCTGCAGGACCTGGCCGCCGCCGGCGCCTGA
- a CDS encoding pseudouridine synthase codes for MPRKPDKPKPPPQQHKRWEGKEKPDWLSRALARAGIFPQKEAEDAIRAGRVSINGRVAKMALTPVPPGATVKVDGHVVSLEAPPTRVLAFHKPAGLLSSTERQHRTGTVFEALLPQLPPELAGYTWHAVGRLDVDSTGLLLFTNDDKLVAHATSPDTRLPKRYVATVFSTADDDKVEPLRRGMTLDDGPARPAKVRVRDEHTVEVTLTEGRHHQVKRMLGAVGLPVRALHREAVGGVALEGIPEGTFRLLTDDEVREGLRYEGRAPSAP; via the coding sequence ATGCCTCGCAAGCCCGACAAGCCGAAGCCGCCGCCGCAGCAGCACAAACGCTGGGAGGGCAAGGAGAAGCCGGACTGGCTGTCGCGCGCGCTGGCCCGCGCGGGCATCTTCCCCCAGAAGGAGGCGGAGGACGCCATCCGCGCTGGCCGCGTGAGCATCAACGGCCGCGTGGCGAAGATGGCGCTGACGCCCGTGCCGCCGGGCGCCACCGTGAAGGTGGACGGCCACGTCGTGTCCCTGGAGGCGCCGCCCACGCGCGTGCTGGCCTTCCACAAGCCCGCGGGCCTGCTGTCATCCACCGAGCGGCAGCACCGCACTGGCACCGTCTTCGAGGCCCTGCTGCCGCAGCTCCCGCCGGAGCTGGCCGGCTACACGTGGCACGCCGTGGGCCGCCTGGACGTGGACTCCACGGGCCTCTTGCTCTTCACCAACGACGACAAGCTGGTGGCCCACGCCACGTCCCCGGACACGCGCCTGCCCAAGCGCTACGTGGCCACCGTCTTCAGCACCGCGGATGACGACAAGGTGGAGCCCCTGCGCCGGGGCATGACGCTGGATGATGGCCCCGCGCGCCCCGCGAAGGTGCGCGTGCGGGACGAGCACACGGTGGAGGTGACGCTCACCGAGGGCCGGCACCACCAGGTGAAGCGGATGCTCGGCGCCGTGGGCCTGCCGGTGCGCGCGCTGCACCGCGAGGCCGTGGGCGGCGTGGCGTTGGAAGGCATCCCCGAGGGCACCTTCCGCCTGCTCACGGACGACGAGGTCCGCGAAGGGCTTCGCTACGAAGGGCGCGCGCCCTCGGCCCCCTAG
- a CDS encoding nuclear transport factor 2 family protein, with amino-acid sequence MSATKNFSLARAWLDAFNAYDVDALVALYAEDATHTSPKIRGLHPETGGRLVGRQALSAWWKAANARLPGLRYELVALTADEDRVFMEYLRHAPGEAPMPVAEVFEVRDGRIVASRVYHG; translated from the coding sequence ATGAGCGCGACGAAAAACTTCTCCCTGGCCCGAGCCTGGCTGGACGCTTTCAACGCCTACGACGTGGACGCGCTGGTGGCGTTGTACGCCGAGGACGCCACCCACACCTCGCCAAAAATCCGGGGACTGCACCCGGAGACAGGCGGGCGGCTGGTGGGGCGGCAGGCCTTGTCTGCCTGGTGGAAGGCGGCCAACGCCCGGCTGCCGGGGCTGCGGTATGAGCTGGTGGCCCTCACGGCGGACGAGGACCGCGTGTTCATGGAGTACCTGCGCCACGCGCCGGGAGAGGCGCCCATGCCGGTGGCGGAGGTCTTCGAGGTGCGCGACGGCCGGATTGTCGCCTCGCGCGTGTACCACGGCTGA
- the fusA gene encoding elongation factor G, whose amino-acid sequence MAANAPIEKIRNIGISAHIDSGKTTLSERILFYTGRIHEIHEVRGKDGVGAIMDSMDLEREKGITIQSAATFAMWGDHNINLIDTPGHVDFTIEVERSLRVLDGAILVLCSVAGVQSQSITVDRQMKRYRVPRIAFVNKMDRAGANYDRVAAQLKEKLNHHPVKLQLPIGAEDRLKGLVDLIKMKAFYFDGESGETVREEEIPAELVEEAKTRRQQMIEGVAEVDDQLGELFLADEPISNELLVAAIRRATIGLKMTPVMCGSAYKNKGVQLLLDAVCSYLPNPKEATNEALDQKNNEAKVVLESDPEKPFVGLAFKLEDGRYGQLTYMRIYQGRVSKGDFIINQSNQKKVKVPRIVRMHSSQMNDINDATAGDIVALFGIECASGDTFTDGTVNYTMTSMHVPDAVISLAVAPKDRSALANFSKALNRFTKEDPTFRVHRDEESGQTIIRGMGELHLEIYIERMKREYNCEVQAGKPQVAYRETISQKGEFAYTHKKQTGGSGQFARVCGYLEPLPSDAVQQYEFVDDIVGGAIPREFIPACDKGFTEAVKKGSLIGFPVVGVRVVINDGAFHAVDSSEMAFKTAAIMGFREGYAAAKPIILEPMMKVEVQAPEDFQGSVVGQLNQRRGTILSTETAEGYVTAVAEVPLNTMFGYSTDLRSATQGKGEYTMEFSRYTPVPRNESEALMAAYKEKLAAEQAARK is encoded by the coding sequence GTGGCCGCCAACGCACCCATCGAGAAGATTCGAAACATCGGTATCTCCGCCCACATCGACTCGGGCAAGACGACGCTCTCCGAGCGCATCCTGTTCTACACGGGTCGGATTCACGAGATCCACGAGGTCCGCGGCAAGGACGGCGTGGGCGCGATCATGGACTCGATGGACCTGGAGCGTGAGAAGGGCATCACCATCCAGTCCGCCGCCACGTTCGCGATGTGGGGCGACCACAACATCAACCTCATCGACACCCCGGGGCACGTGGACTTCACCATCGAGGTGGAGCGCTCGCTCCGCGTGCTCGATGGCGCCATCCTGGTCCTCTGCTCGGTGGCCGGCGTGCAGTCGCAGTCCATCACCGTGGACCGCCAGATGAAGCGCTACCGCGTCCCGCGCATCGCGTTCGTCAACAAGATGGACCGCGCCGGCGCGAACTATGACCGCGTGGCCGCGCAGCTGAAGGAGAAGCTGAACCACCACCCGGTGAAGCTCCAGCTGCCCATCGGCGCCGAGGACCGGCTCAAGGGCCTGGTCGACCTCATCAAGATGAAGGCGTTCTACTTCGACGGCGAGAGCGGGGAGACCGTCCGCGAGGAGGAGATTCCGGCGGAGCTGGTCGAGGAGGCCAAGACGCGCCGCCAGCAGATGATCGAAGGCGTGGCCGAGGTCGACGACCAGCTCGGCGAGCTGTTCCTCGCCGACGAGCCCATCTCCAACGAGCTGCTGGTCGCCGCCATCCGCCGGGCCACCATCGGCCTGAAGATGACGCCGGTCATGTGCGGCTCCGCGTACAAGAACAAGGGCGTGCAGCTGCTCCTGGACGCCGTCTGCTCGTACCTCCCGAACCCCAAGGAGGCGACGAACGAGGCGCTGGACCAGAAGAACAACGAGGCGAAGGTCGTCCTCGAGTCCGACCCGGAGAAGCCCTTCGTCGGCCTGGCGTTCAAGCTGGAAGACGGCCGCTACGGGCAGCTGACGTACATGCGCATCTACCAGGGCCGCGTTTCGAAGGGTGACTTCATCATCAACCAGTCGAACCAGAAGAAGGTCAAGGTTCCGCGCATCGTCCGCATGCACTCCAGCCAGATGAACGACATCAACGACGCCACCGCCGGTGACATCGTTGCGCTGTTCGGCATCGAGTGCGCGTCCGGCGACACGTTCACCGACGGCACCGTGAACTACACGATGACGTCCATGCACGTGCCGGACGCCGTGATTTCGCTCGCCGTGGCCCCCAAGGACCGCTCCGCGCTGGCCAACTTCTCCAAGGCGCTGAACCGGTTCACCAAGGAGGACCCCACCTTCCGCGTGCACCGTGACGAGGAGTCCGGGCAGACCATCATCCGCGGCATGGGTGAGCTCCACCTGGAGATCTACATCGAGCGCATGAAGCGCGAGTACAACTGCGAGGTCCAGGCCGGCAAGCCGCAGGTGGCGTACCGGGAGACCATCAGCCAGAAGGGCGAGTTCGCGTACACGCACAAGAAGCAGACGGGTGGCTCCGGCCAGTTCGCCCGCGTGTGCGGCTACCTGGAGCCGCTGCCCTCGGACGCGGTGCAGCAGTACGAGTTCGTGGACGACATCGTGGGCGGCGCCATCCCCCGCGAGTTCATCCCGGCCTGCGACAAGGGCTTCACCGAGGCCGTGAAGAAGGGCAGCCTCATCGGCTTCCCCGTCGTGGGCGTGCGCGTGGTCATCAACGACGGCGCCTTCCACGCGGTCGACTCGTCCGAAATGGCGTTCAAGACGGCCGCCATCATGGGCTTCCGTGAGGGCTACGCCGCCGCCAAGCCCATCATCCTCGAGCCGATGATGAAGGTGGAGGTCCAGGCGCCCGAGGACTTCCAGGGCTCCGTCGTCGGTCAGCTCAACCAGCGCCGCGGCACCATCCTCTCCACCGAGACGGCCGAGGGCTACGTCACGGCGGTGGCCGAGGTGCCGCTGAACACGATGTTCGGCTACTCCACGGACCTGCGCTCCGCCACCCAGGGCAAGGGCGAGTACACGATGGAGTTCTCCCGCTACACGCCGGTGCCCCGGAACGAGTCCGAGGCCCTGATGGCGGCGTACAAGGAGAAGCTGGCCGCGGAGCAGGCCGCGCGCAAGTAG
- a CDS encoding OPT family oligopeptide transporter, whose protein sequence is MSQSPSQTPSPSGLRIPPTDAPGEAGASAAQDPERYWLEHVYQGGARQLTVRAVIAGMAIGAVMCLSNLYVILKTGWSLGVTITACILAFAVFGTLRSIRVLKEEFTDLENNAMGSVASAAGYMTGGGNMAAVPALLMLTGTLPSSGWLMVWFAVISALGVFAAIPIKRQLINVEALPFPTGTATAETIRALHGHGEVARRKSTLLGLAGAVGALLVALRDARFTWLTNIPEKVSLPFSMLGKKASAWSLSFEFSLLLVGAGALVSFRTGWSMLLGAVLTYGFLAPAMVSQGAITEVTYRSINSWMVWTGSAVLVSSGLLSFAFQWRSVARSFKSLTGLFKGKNAKEEEADPLAGIECPPAWFPLGFAILGPVAVFLMAYLFQIPWWAGVLAMPLAVVMGVIASRVTGETDTTPTKALGPVTQLIFGGLAPGNIPANVMSANATGGVGLHSADLLTDLKSGWLLGANPRQQFVAQLFGVVAGAAVVVPVFKILVPDASVLGSEEFPAPASMVWAGVSKLLATGVAALPHSARVGALCGALLGIFLVLLERWAPAKAKAYVPSPAGFGLAIVIPGSSSIAFFLGSAIAALLRRAKPKLAEDTVLPVSSGFIAGESLLGIAIAMAKAFGVMPK, encoded by the coding sequence ATGAGCCAGTCCCCCTCCCAGACGCCCAGTCCCAGCGGCCTCCGCATCCCACCCACCGACGCACCTGGTGAAGCGGGGGCCTCCGCGGCCCAGGACCCGGAGCGTTACTGGCTGGAGCACGTCTACCAGGGCGGCGCGCGCCAGCTCACCGTGCGCGCCGTCATCGCCGGCATGGCGATTGGCGCGGTGATGTGCCTGTCCAACCTGTACGTCATCCTCAAGACGGGCTGGAGCCTGGGCGTCACCATCACCGCCTGCATCCTCGCCTTCGCGGTGTTCGGCACGCTGCGCTCCATCCGGGTGCTGAAGGAGGAGTTCACCGACCTGGAGAACAACGCCATGGGCTCGGTGGCCTCGGCCGCCGGCTACATGACGGGCGGCGGCAACATGGCCGCCGTGCCCGCGCTGCTGATGCTGACGGGCACGCTGCCGTCCTCCGGCTGGCTGATGGTGTGGTTCGCCGTCATCTCCGCGCTGGGCGTCTTCGCCGCCATCCCCATCAAGCGCCAGCTCATCAACGTGGAGGCGCTGCCGTTCCCCACCGGCACGGCCACCGCGGAGACCATCCGCGCGCTCCACGGCCACGGCGAGGTGGCCCGCCGCAAGTCGACGCTGCTGGGCCTGGCGGGCGCGGTCGGCGCGCTGCTCGTGGCCCTGCGCGACGCGCGCTTCACGTGGCTGACCAACATCCCGGAGAAGGTGAGCCTGCCCTTCTCCATGCTGGGGAAGAAGGCGTCGGCGTGGTCGCTGTCCTTCGAGTTCAGCCTGCTGCTGGTGGGCGCGGGCGCGCTGGTGAGCTTCCGCACCGGCTGGTCCATGCTGCTGGGCGCGGTGCTCACCTACGGCTTCCTGGCGCCGGCCATGGTGAGCCAGGGCGCCATCACCGAGGTGACCTACCGCTCCATCAACAGCTGGATGGTGTGGACGGGCTCGGCGGTGCTGGTGTCCTCGGGCCTGCTCTCCTTCGCCTTCCAGTGGCGCAGCGTGGCGCGCTCCTTCAAGTCGCTGACCGGCCTGTTCAAGGGGAAGAACGCGAAGGAGGAGGAGGCGGACCCGCTGGCCGGCATCGAGTGCCCGCCCGCGTGGTTCCCCCTGGGCTTCGCGATTCTGGGCCCGGTGGCCGTGTTCCTCATGGCCTACCTGTTCCAGATTCCGTGGTGGGCGGGCGTGCTGGCCATGCCGCTGGCCGTCGTCATGGGCGTCATCGCCAGCCGGGTGACGGGCGAGACGGACACCACGCCCACCAAGGCGCTGGGCCCCGTCACGCAGCTCATCTTCGGCGGCCTGGCGCCGGGCAACATCCCCGCCAACGTGATGAGCGCCAACGCCACGGGCGGCGTGGGGCTCCACTCGGCGGACCTGCTGACGGACCTCAAGTCCGGGTGGTTGCTGGGCGCCAACCCGCGCCAGCAGTTCGTCGCGCAGCTCTTCGGCGTGGTGGCGGGCGCGGCGGTGGTGGTGCCCGTGTTCAAGATTCTCGTACCGGACGCCAGCGTGCTGGGCTCCGAGGAGTTCCCCGCGCCCGCCTCCATGGTGTGGGCCGGCGTGTCCAAGCTGCTGGCCACGGGCGTGGCCGCGCTGCCGCACTCGGCGCGGGTGGGCGCGCTGTGCGGCGCCCTGCTGGGCATCTTCCTGGTGCTGCTGGAGCGCTGGGCCCCGGCGAAGGCGAAGGCCTACGTGCCGTCCCCCGCGGGCTTCGGGCTGGCCATCGTGATTCCGGGCTCCAGCTCCATCGCCTTCTTCCTGGGCTCCGCCATCGCCGCGCTGCTGCGCCGCGCGAAGCCGAAGCTGGCGGAGGACACGGTGCTGCCGGTGTCCTCCGGCTTCATCGCGGGAGAGAGCCTGCTGGGCATCGCCATTGCCATGGCGAAGGCCTTCGGGGTGATGCCCAAGTAG
- a CDS encoding RNA methyltransferase — protein MVLPVRFVLMRPRNAENLGAAARALKNCGLSDWVWVRPEVEDLEPARRLAVHAGDVLDAARRADTLEEAVADCVWVVGTSSRKVEGKRRLAPRAVGEELVARAPQGPVALVFGDERSGLTNAEVERVHDLSAVPTAPEQPSINLAQAVLLYAYEVRVALLEAAATPPGPLPLAATDAELAQVESTLEAVLTAGGFLVDAQPGRTAVRDLFAPLRRSRLTRKEARLWQAALHSLRKRQPRA, from the coding sequence ATGGTGCTGCCCGTCCGATTCGTCCTCATGCGCCCGCGCAACGCGGAGAACCTCGGCGCCGCGGCCCGGGCGTTGAAGAACTGCGGCCTGTCCGACTGGGTCTGGGTCCGCCCGGAGGTGGAGGACCTGGAGCCCGCCCGCAGACTCGCCGTCCACGCCGGGGACGTGCTGGACGCGGCGCGGCGCGCGGACACGCTGGAGGAGGCCGTGGCGGACTGTGTCTGGGTGGTGGGGACCAGCTCGCGCAAGGTCGAAGGCAAGCGCCGGCTGGCGCCGCGCGCGGTGGGCGAGGAGCTGGTGGCCCGGGCGCCCCAGGGCCCGGTGGCGCTCGTCTTCGGTGACGAGCGCAGCGGCCTCACCAACGCGGAGGTGGAGCGCGTGCACGACCTGTCCGCCGTGCCCACCGCGCCCGAGCAGCCCTCCATCAACCTGGCGCAGGCCGTGCTGCTGTACGCCTACGAGGTCCGCGTGGCCCTGCTGGAGGCCGCCGCCACGCCTCCGGGCCCCCTGCCCCTGGCGGCCACGGACGCGGAGCTGGCGCAGGTGGAGTCCACGCTGGAGGCCGTCCTGACGGCGGGGGGCTTCCTCGTGGACGCCCAGCCCGGCCGCACCGCGGTGAGGGACTTGTTCGCGCCGCTGCGGCGCTCACGGCTGACGCGGAAGGAGGCCCGCCTGTGGCAGGCGGCGCTGCACAGCCTGCGCAAGCGCCAGCCCAGGGCCTAG